The following are encoded together in the Osmerus eperlanus chromosome 18, fOsmEpe2.1, whole genome shotgun sequence genome:
- the ulk1b gene encoding serine/threonine-protein kinase ULK1 isoform X3, with amino-acid sequence METVGKFEFSRKDLIGHGAFAVVFKGRHREKHDWEVAVKCINKKNLAKSQTLLGKEIKILKELKHENIVALHDFQETAGSVYLVMEYCNGGDLADYLHSKGTLSEDTIRVFLQQIAGAMRVLQAKGIIHRDLKPQNILLSYPAGRKSHSTNTCIKIADFGFARYLQNNMMAATLCGSPMYMAPEVIMSQTYDAKADLWSIGTIVFQCLTGKAPFQASSPQDLRLFYEKNKNLSPNIPRESSCHLRQLLQGLLQRNHKDRMDFDEFFHHPFLEASSSMKKTTPVVTMTGFPSSASASSCSSSSTSHLASPPQSLAEVQQHRAKPLASPTQDAPGFLLKDSSGGGGSSKNSSCDTDDFVMVPVHFPTGELTCEEPSGKMLQDSLMTSSSLLASCGLGSQGKTPPQSPSNSGSPCPVRPSEFSASNCGNYGNYRQSVPIPVPTQVHNYQRMEQNLHSPSQDSSPRTGPSPAYSAGHGAAATPRRLSAGGARPFQLSPQAPLFPDPRTPPQRQPGLGTRLHSAPCLLECARGSRQKIKKQHSDPVGVTQAGMMAIRPLHSSPRLSELMQRSPLPTILGSPSRTIPPFEFPKPPSSPNLVTFLAQQGLVLGAPGGRPFSDRREPALPPGGQAAQYIPMVEDGKGFCRSQSAGRLSDMLLMAAFGTPPGDRDSTENLSSDRAINIIAPPGGSGAGVAGSGSPAKVVFTVGSPSSGSTPPQTSRNRKYSGSSSSVSPAGSFTSRHPQTGPYLDGFEGSSSPRYSFTDPITANMGGPVTFEAPELPEETLMEQEHTDTLQRLRFTLSFARCLMEVACSRGSGSEPGPGEEQEDTSPPSLLQQQSLVADQISSLSREWSHAEQLVLYMKTAELLSSALRTAIGQVKQGKLYPSSTVKQVLRRLNDLYKSSVSSCRVLNARLERFFSRKHRLMDHINTITAERLLFSHTVQMVQAAALDEMFHRGEASILRYHKALLLMEGLSLLLTEQTDILSVSKCKECIERRLAALQSGLCV; translated from the exons ATGGAGACTGTGGGGAAATTTGAGTTCAGCAGAAAGGACTTGATAGGGCATGGCGCTTTTGCAGTGGTGTTCAaaggcagacacagagag AAACATGACTGGGAGGTGGCAGTGAAATGCATTAACAAGAAGAACCTGGCCAAATCTCAGACCCTTTTAGGAAAAGAGATCAAAATACTAAAG GAATTAAAACATGAGAACATCGTTGCATTACATGACTTTCAG GAAACAGCCGGTTCTGTGTACCTGGTCATGGAG taCTGCAATGGGGGTGACCTGGCAGACTATCTCCACT ctAAGGGAACCCTTAGCGAGGATACCATCCGGGTGTTTCTGCAGCAGATAGCAGGGGCCATGAGGGTGCTGCAGGCCAAGGGGATCATCCACCGTGACCTCAAACCCCAGAACATACTGCTCTCCTACCCTGCGGGACGCAAGTCACACTCCACCAACACCTGCATCaaaatag CTGACTTTGGGTTTGCGAGGTACCTCCAGAACAACATGATGGCTGCCACATTATGTGGGTCCCCTATGTACATG GCTCCAGAAGTCATCATGTCTCAGACCTACGACGCCAAGGCTGACCTGTGGAGCATAGGAACCATCGTGTTCCAGTGTCTGACCGGGAAGGCCCCTTTTCAG GCCAGCAGTCCTCAGGACCTTCGCTTGTTTTATGAGAAAAACAAGAACCTCAGCCCTAA catccCCAGAGAGTCCTCATGCCACCTGAGGCAACTGTTGCAGGGTCTCCTCCAGCGCAACCACAAGGACCGCATGGACTTTG acgAGTTTTTTCATCACCCTTTCCTGGAAGCTAGCTCATCGATGAAGAAGA CGACTCCAGTCGTTACCATGACTGGCTTTCCAAGCTCAGCATCAGCTAGTTCTTGTagcagctcctccacctcgcaCCTGGCTTCACCTccg CAGTCCCTGGCTGAGGTCCAGCAACACCGTGCCAAGCCCCTGGCCTCCCCTACCCAGGATGCACCAGGCTTCCTTCTCAAGGACTCGTCTGGGGGGGGCGGCAGCAGCAAGAACTCGTCCTGTGACACAGACGACTTCGTCATGGTTCCCGTTCACTTTCCCA CAGGAGAGCTGACATGTGAGGAGCCTTCTGGGAAAATGCTGCAGGACAGCCTGATgaccagcag CTCTCTTCTGGCCTCTTGTGGACTGGGTAGCCAAGGCAAGACCCCACCACAGTCTCCCTCCAACAGTGGGTCCCCCTGCCCTGTCAG GCCGAGCGAGTTCTCGGCGAGCAACTGTGGTAACTATGGAAACTATCGCCAGTCGGTGCCCATTCCGGTTCCCACTCAGGTCCACAACTACCAACGTATGGAACAGAACCTACACTCCCCAAGCCAGGATAGTTCACCCAg gaccgGCCCATCTCCAGCTTACTCAGCGGGCCACGGGGCAGCAGCGACCCCCCGCAGACTCTCAGCAGGCGGGGCCCGGCCCTTCCAGCTCTCCCCTCAAG CTCCCCTATTCCCTGACCCCCGGACGCCCCCACAGCGGCAGCCAGGCCTGGGCACCCGGCTCCACAGTGCCCCCTGTCTCCTGGAGTGTGCCCGTGGCAGCAGGCAGAAGATCAAGAAGCAGCACTCGGACCCAGTGGGGGTCACCCAAGCAGGCATGATGGCGATCCGACCCCTGCACTCCTCTCCCCGGCTGAGCGAGCTCATGCAGCGGagccccctccccaccatccTGGGCTCCCCCTCCAGG ACTATCCCTCCGTTCGAGTTTCCCAAGCCCCCCAGTTcccccaacctggtgaccttccTGGCCCAGCAGGGTCTGGTCCTTGGAGCCCCTGGCGGCAGGCCTTTCTCTGACCGGAGAGAGCCCGCTCTTCCCCCTGGTGGCCAGGCCGCTCAGTACATACCCATGGTGGAGGATGGCAAGGGCTTTTGCAG GTCCCAGAGTGCCGGCCGTCTGTCTGACATGCTGCTAATGGCTGCCTTTGGGACACCACCTGGAGACAGGGACAGCACTGAGAACCTCAGCTCTGACCGAGCCATCAACATCATAG cgccccctggtggcagcgGGGCAGGGGTGGCAGGCTCAGGAAGTCCGGCTAAGGTGGTGTTCACAGTGGGCTCCCCATCCAGTGGCAGCACACCGCCCCAGACATCTCGCAACAGGAAGTACTCCG GCTCCTCCAGTTCTGTCAGCCCAGCCGGGTCCTTCACCAGCCGACACCCTCAGACGGGCCCCTATCTGGATGGCTTCGAGGGCTCCTCCAGCCCGCGCTACAGCTTCACAGACCCAATCACGGCCAACATGGGGGGCCCCGTCACCTTCGAGGCCCCCGAGCTGCCAGAGGAGACACTGATGGAG CAGGAGCACACTGACACCCTGCAGAGGCTGCGCTTCACCCTCAGCTTCGCCCGCTGTCTGATGGAGGTGGCTTGTTCCCGGGGATCTGGATCTGAGCCCGGGcctggggaggagcaggaggacacctctcccccctcactgctCCAGCAGCAGAGCCTGGTGGCTGACCAGATCAGCTCCCTGAGCCGGGAGTGGAG CCATGCAGAACAGCTGGTGTTGTACATGAAGACGGCCGAGCTCCTGTCTTCAGCCTTACGCACGGCCATCGGACAGGTGAAGCAGGGCAAACTCTACCCTTCTTCCACAGTCAAACAAG TGTTGAGGAGGCTCAACGATCTCTACAAGTCCAGCGTGTCCTCGTGTCGCGTGCTCAACGCCCGGTTGGAGCGCTTCTTCTCCAGGAAGCACCGCCTCATGGaccacatcaacaccatcaCAGCGGAGAGGCTTCTGTTCAGCCACACTGTACAGATG GTCCAGGCAGCTGCGCTGGACGAAATGTTCCACCGAGGCGAGGCGTCGATCCTCCGCTACCACAAGGCCCTGCTGCTGATGGAAGGCTTGTCCCTGCTGCTCACCGAGCAGACTGACATCCTCAGCGTCAGCAAGT GTAAGGAGTGTATCGAGCGTCGCCTCGCCGCCCTGCAGTCGGGGCTGTGCGTTTGA
- the ulk1b gene encoding serine/threonine-protein kinase ULK1 isoform X4, producing METVGKFEFSRKDLIGHGAFAVVFKGRHREKHDWEVAVKCINKKNLAKSQTLLGKEIKILKELKHENIVALHDFQETAGSVYLVMEYCNGGDLADYLHSKGTLSEDTIRVFLQQIAGAMRVLQAKGIIHRDLKPQNILLSYPAGRKSHSTNTCIKIADFGFARYLQNNMMAATLCGSPMYMAPEVIMSQTYDAKADLWSIGTIVFQCLTGKAPFQASSPQDLRLFYEKNKNLSPNIPRESSCHLRQLLQGLLQRNHKDRMDFDEFFHHPFLEASSSMKKTTPVVTMTGFPSSASASSCSSSSTSHLASPPQSLAEVQQHRAKPLASPTQDAPGFLLKDSSGGGGSSKNSSCDTDDFVMVPVHFPRELTCEEPSGKMLQDSLMTSSSLLASCGLGSQGKTPPQSPSNSGSPCPVRPSEFSASNCGNYGNYRQSVPIPVPTQVHNYQRMEQNLHSPSQDSSPRTGPSPAYSAGHGAAATPRRLSAGGARPFQLSPQAPLFPDPRTPPQRQPGLGTRLHSAPCLLECARGSRQKIKKQHSDPVGVTQAGMMAIRPLHSSPRLSELMQRSPLPTILGSPSRTIPPFEFPKPPSSPNLVTFLAQQGLVLGAPGGRPFSDRREPALPPGGQAAQYIPMVEDGKGFCRSQSAGRLSDMLLMAAFGTPPGDRDSTENLSSDRAINIIAPPGGSGAGVAGSGSPAKVVFTVGSPSSGSTPPQTSRNRKYSGSSSSVSPAGSFTSRHPQTGPYLDGFEGSSSPRYSFTDPITANMGGPVTFEAPELPEETLMEQEHTDTLQRLRFTLSFARCLMEVACSRGSGSEPGPGEEQEDTSPPSLLQQQSLVADQISSLSREWSHAEQLVLYMKTAELLSSALRTAIGQVKQGKLYPSSTVKQVLRRLNDLYKSSVSSCRVLNARLERFFSRKHRLMDHINTITAERLLFSHTVQMVQAAALDEMFHRGEASILRYHKALLLMEGLSLLLTEQTDILSVSKCKECIERRLAALQSGLCV from the exons ATGGAGACTGTGGGGAAATTTGAGTTCAGCAGAAAGGACTTGATAGGGCATGGCGCTTTTGCAGTGGTGTTCAaaggcagacacagagag AAACATGACTGGGAGGTGGCAGTGAAATGCATTAACAAGAAGAACCTGGCCAAATCTCAGACCCTTTTAGGAAAAGAGATCAAAATACTAAAG GAATTAAAACATGAGAACATCGTTGCATTACATGACTTTCAG GAAACAGCCGGTTCTGTGTACCTGGTCATGGAG taCTGCAATGGGGGTGACCTGGCAGACTATCTCCACT ctAAGGGAACCCTTAGCGAGGATACCATCCGGGTGTTTCTGCAGCAGATAGCAGGGGCCATGAGGGTGCTGCAGGCCAAGGGGATCATCCACCGTGACCTCAAACCCCAGAACATACTGCTCTCCTACCCTGCGGGACGCAAGTCACACTCCACCAACACCTGCATCaaaatag CTGACTTTGGGTTTGCGAGGTACCTCCAGAACAACATGATGGCTGCCACATTATGTGGGTCCCCTATGTACATG GCTCCAGAAGTCATCATGTCTCAGACCTACGACGCCAAGGCTGACCTGTGGAGCATAGGAACCATCGTGTTCCAGTGTCTGACCGGGAAGGCCCCTTTTCAG GCCAGCAGTCCTCAGGACCTTCGCTTGTTTTATGAGAAAAACAAGAACCTCAGCCCTAA catccCCAGAGAGTCCTCATGCCACCTGAGGCAACTGTTGCAGGGTCTCCTCCAGCGCAACCACAAGGACCGCATGGACTTTG acgAGTTTTTTCATCACCCTTTCCTGGAAGCTAGCTCATCGATGAAGAAGA CGACTCCAGTCGTTACCATGACTGGCTTTCCAAGCTCAGCATCAGCTAGTTCTTGTagcagctcctccacctcgcaCCTGGCTTCACCTccg CAGTCCCTGGCTGAGGTCCAGCAACACCGTGCCAAGCCCCTGGCCTCCCCTACCCAGGATGCACCAGGCTTCCTTCTCAAGGACTCGTCTGGGGGGGGCGGCAGCAGCAAGAACTCGTCCTGTGACACAGACGACTTCGTCATGGTTCCCGTTCACTTTCCCA GAGAGCTGACATGTGAGGAGCCTTCTGGGAAAATGCTGCAGGACAGCCTGATgaccagcag CTCTCTTCTGGCCTCTTGTGGACTGGGTAGCCAAGGCAAGACCCCACCACAGTCTCCCTCCAACAGTGGGTCCCCCTGCCCTGTCAG GCCGAGCGAGTTCTCGGCGAGCAACTGTGGTAACTATGGAAACTATCGCCAGTCGGTGCCCATTCCGGTTCCCACTCAGGTCCACAACTACCAACGTATGGAACAGAACCTACACTCCCCAAGCCAGGATAGTTCACCCAg gaccgGCCCATCTCCAGCTTACTCAGCGGGCCACGGGGCAGCAGCGACCCCCCGCAGACTCTCAGCAGGCGGGGCCCGGCCCTTCCAGCTCTCCCCTCAAG CTCCCCTATTCCCTGACCCCCGGACGCCCCCACAGCGGCAGCCAGGCCTGGGCACCCGGCTCCACAGTGCCCCCTGTCTCCTGGAGTGTGCCCGTGGCAGCAGGCAGAAGATCAAGAAGCAGCACTCGGACCCAGTGGGGGTCACCCAAGCAGGCATGATGGCGATCCGACCCCTGCACTCCTCTCCCCGGCTGAGCGAGCTCATGCAGCGGagccccctccccaccatccTGGGCTCCCCCTCCAGG ACTATCCCTCCGTTCGAGTTTCCCAAGCCCCCCAGTTcccccaacctggtgaccttccTGGCCCAGCAGGGTCTGGTCCTTGGAGCCCCTGGCGGCAGGCCTTTCTCTGACCGGAGAGAGCCCGCTCTTCCCCCTGGTGGCCAGGCCGCTCAGTACATACCCATGGTGGAGGATGGCAAGGGCTTTTGCAG GTCCCAGAGTGCCGGCCGTCTGTCTGACATGCTGCTAATGGCTGCCTTTGGGACACCACCTGGAGACAGGGACAGCACTGAGAACCTCAGCTCTGACCGAGCCATCAACATCATAG cgccccctggtggcagcgGGGCAGGGGTGGCAGGCTCAGGAAGTCCGGCTAAGGTGGTGTTCACAGTGGGCTCCCCATCCAGTGGCAGCACACCGCCCCAGACATCTCGCAACAGGAAGTACTCCG GCTCCTCCAGTTCTGTCAGCCCAGCCGGGTCCTTCACCAGCCGACACCCTCAGACGGGCCCCTATCTGGATGGCTTCGAGGGCTCCTCCAGCCCGCGCTACAGCTTCACAGACCCAATCACGGCCAACATGGGGGGCCCCGTCACCTTCGAGGCCCCCGAGCTGCCAGAGGAGACACTGATGGAG CAGGAGCACACTGACACCCTGCAGAGGCTGCGCTTCACCCTCAGCTTCGCCCGCTGTCTGATGGAGGTGGCTTGTTCCCGGGGATCTGGATCTGAGCCCGGGcctggggaggagcaggaggacacctctcccccctcactgctCCAGCAGCAGAGCCTGGTGGCTGACCAGATCAGCTCCCTGAGCCGGGAGTGGAG CCATGCAGAACAGCTGGTGTTGTACATGAAGACGGCCGAGCTCCTGTCTTCAGCCTTACGCACGGCCATCGGACAGGTGAAGCAGGGCAAACTCTACCCTTCTTCCACAGTCAAACAAG TGTTGAGGAGGCTCAACGATCTCTACAAGTCCAGCGTGTCCTCGTGTCGCGTGCTCAACGCCCGGTTGGAGCGCTTCTTCTCCAGGAAGCACCGCCTCATGGaccacatcaacaccatcaCAGCGGAGAGGCTTCTGTTCAGCCACACTGTACAGATG GTCCAGGCAGCTGCGCTGGACGAAATGTTCCACCGAGGCGAGGCGTCGATCCTCCGCTACCACAAGGCCCTGCTGCTGATGGAAGGCTTGTCCCTGCTGCTCACCGAGCAGACTGACATCCTCAGCGTCAGCAAGT GTAAGGAGTGTATCGAGCGTCGCCTCGCCGCCCTGCAGTCGGGGCTGTGCGTTTGA
- the ulk1b gene encoding serine/threonine-protein kinase ULK1 isoform X2: METVGKFEFSRKDLIGHGAFAVVFKGRHREKHDWEVAVKCINKKNLAKSQTLLGKEIKILKELKHENIVALHDFQETAGSVYLVMEYCNGGDLADYLHSKGTLSEDTIRVFLQQIAGAMRVLQAKGIIHRDLKPQNILLSYPAGRKSHSTNTCIKIADFGFARYLQNNMMAATLCGSPMYMAPEVIMSQTYDAKADLWSIGTIVFQCLTGKAPFQASSPQDLRLFYEKNKNLSPNIPRESSCHLRQLLQGLLQRNHKDRMDFDEFFHHPFLEASSSMKKTTPVVTMTGFPSSASASSCSSSSTSHLASPPQSLAEVQQHRAKPLASPTQDAPGFLLKDSSGGGGSSKNSSCDTDDFVMVPVHFPRELTCEEPSGKMLQDSLMTSSSLLASCGLGSQGKTPPQSPSNSGSPCPVRPSEFSASNCGNYGNYRQSVPIPVPTQVHNYQRMEQNLHSPSQDSSPRTGPSPAYSAGHGAAATPRRLSAGGARPFQLSPQVGTIPELPGQVCKPGSERGSGGSHGRAPLFPDPRTPPQRQPGLGTRLHSAPCLLECARGSRQKIKKQHSDPVGVTQAGMMAIRPLHSSPRLSELMQRSPLPTILGSPSRTIPPFEFPKPPSSPNLVTFLAQQGLVLGAPGGRPFSDRREPALPPGGQAAQYIPMVEDGKGFCRSQSAGRLSDMLLMAAFGTPPGDRDSTENLSSDRAINIIAPPGGSGAGVAGSGSPAKVVFTVGSPSSGSTPPQTSRNRKYSGSSSSVSPAGSFTSRHPQTGPYLDGFEGSSSPRYSFTDPITANMGGPVTFEAPELPEETLMEQEHTDTLQRLRFTLSFARCLMEVACSRGSGSEPGPGEEQEDTSPPSLLQQQSLVADQISSLSREWSHAEQLVLYMKTAELLSSALRTAIGQVKQGKLYPSSTVKQVLRRLNDLYKSSVSSCRVLNARLERFFSRKHRLMDHINTITAERLLFSHTVQMVQAAALDEMFHRGEASILRYHKALLLMEGLSLLLTEQTDILSVSKCKECIERRLAALQSGLCV; the protein is encoded by the exons ATGGAGACTGTGGGGAAATTTGAGTTCAGCAGAAAGGACTTGATAGGGCATGGCGCTTTTGCAGTGGTGTTCAaaggcagacacagagag AAACATGACTGGGAGGTGGCAGTGAAATGCATTAACAAGAAGAACCTGGCCAAATCTCAGACCCTTTTAGGAAAAGAGATCAAAATACTAAAG GAATTAAAACATGAGAACATCGTTGCATTACATGACTTTCAG GAAACAGCCGGTTCTGTGTACCTGGTCATGGAG taCTGCAATGGGGGTGACCTGGCAGACTATCTCCACT ctAAGGGAACCCTTAGCGAGGATACCATCCGGGTGTTTCTGCAGCAGATAGCAGGGGCCATGAGGGTGCTGCAGGCCAAGGGGATCATCCACCGTGACCTCAAACCCCAGAACATACTGCTCTCCTACCCTGCGGGACGCAAGTCACACTCCACCAACACCTGCATCaaaatag CTGACTTTGGGTTTGCGAGGTACCTCCAGAACAACATGATGGCTGCCACATTATGTGGGTCCCCTATGTACATG GCTCCAGAAGTCATCATGTCTCAGACCTACGACGCCAAGGCTGACCTGTGGAGCATAGGAACCATCGTGTTCCAGTGTCTGACCGGGAAGGCCCCTTTTCAG GCCAGCAGTCCTCAGGACCTTCGCTTGTTTTATGAGAAAAACAAGAACCTCAGCCCTAA catccCCAGAGAGTCCTCATGCCACCTGAGGCAACTGTTGCAGGGTCTCCTCCAGCGCAACCACAAGGACCGCATGGACTTTG acgAGTTTTTTCATCACCCTTTCCTGGAAGCTAGCTCATCGATGAAGAAGA CGACTCCAGTCGTTACCATGACTGGCTTTCCAAGCTCAGCATCAGCTAGTTCTTGTagcagctcctccacctcgcaCCTGGCTTCACCTccg CAGTCCCTGGCTGAGGTCCAGCAACACCGTGCCAAGCCCCTGGCCTCCCCTACCCAGGATGCACCAGGCTTCCTTCTCAAGGACTCGTCTGGGGGGGGCGGCAGCAGCAAGAACTCGTCCTGTGACACAGACGACTTCGTCATGGTTCCCGTTCACTTTCCCA GAGAGCTGACATGTGAGGAGCCTTCTGGGAAAATGCTGCAGGACAGCCTGATgaccagcag CTCTCTTCTGGCCTCTTGTGGACTGGGTAGCCAAGGCAAGACCCCACCACAGTCTCCCTCCAACAGTGGGTCCCCCTGCCCTGTCAG GCCGAGCGAGTTCTCGGCGAGCAACTGTGGTAACTATGGAAACTATCGCCAGTCGGTGCCCATTCCGGTTCCCACTCAGGTCCACAACTACCAACGTATGGAACAGAACCTACACTCCCCAAGCCAGGATAGTTCACCCAg gaccgGCCCATCTCCAGCTTACTCAGCGGGCCACGGGGCAGCAGCGACCCCCCGCAGACTCTCAGCAGGCGGGGCCCGGCCCTTCCAGCTCTCCCCTCAAG tTGGCACCATCCCTGAGCTGCCTGGGCAGGTGTGCAAGCCAGGCTCAGAGAGGGGCAGCGGGGGGTCGCATGGCAGAG CTCCCCTATTCCCTGACCCCCGGACGCCCCCACAGCGGCAGCCAGGCCTGGGCACCCGGCTCCACAGTGCCCCCTGTCTCCTGGAGTGTGCCCGTGGCAGCAGGCAGAAGATCAAGAAGCAGCACTCGGACCCAGTGGGGGTCACCCAAGCAGGCATGATGGCGATCCGACCCCTGCACTCCTCTCCCCGGCTGAGCGAGCTCATGCAGCGGagccccctccccaccatccTGGGCTCCCCCTCCAGG ACTATCCCTCCGTTCGAGTTTCCCAAGCCCCCCAGTTcccccaacctggtgaccttccTGGCCCAGCAGGGTCTGGTCCTTGGAGCCCCTGGCGGCAGGCCTTTCTCTGACCGGAGAGAGCCCGCTCTTCCCCCTGGTGGCCAGGCCGCTCAGTACATACCCATGGTGGAGGATGGCAAGGGCTTTTGCAG GTCCCAGAGTGCCGGCCGTCTGTCTGACATGCTGCTAATGGCTGCCTTTGGGACACCACCTGGAGACAGGGACAGCACTGAGAACCTCAGCTCTGACCGAGCCATCAACATCATAG cgccccctggtggcagcgGGGCAGGGGTGGCAGGCTCAGGAAGTCCGGCTAAGGTGGTGTTCACAGTGGGCTCCCCATCCAGTGGCAGCACACCGCCCCAGACATCTCGCAACAGGAAGTACTCCG GCTCCTCCAGTTCTGTCAGCCCAGCCGGGTCCTTCACCAGCCGACACCCTCAGACGGGCCCCTATCTGGATGGCTTCGAGGGCTCCTCCAGCCCGCGCTACAGCTTCACAGACCCAATCACGGCCAACATGGGGGGCCCCGTCACCTTCGAGGCCCCCGAGCTGCCAGAGGAGACACTGATGGAG CAGGAGCACACTGACACCCTGCAGAGGCTGCGCTTCACCCTCAGCTTCGCCCGCTGTCTGATGGAGGTGGCTTGTTCCCGGGGATCTGGATCTGAGCCCGGGcctggggaggagcaggaggacacctctcccccctcactgctCCAGCAGCAGAGCCTGGTGGCTGACCAGATCAGCTCCCTGAGCCGGGAGTGGAG CCATGCAGAACAGCTGGTGTTGTACATGAAGACGGCCGAGCTCCTGTCTTCAGCCTTACGCACGGCCATCGGACAGGTGAAGCAGGGCAAACTCTACCCTTCTTCCACAGTCAAACAAG TGTTGAGGAGGCTCAACGATCTCTACAAGTCCAGCGTGTCCTCGTGTCGCGTGCTCAACGCCCGGTTGGAGCGCTTCTTCTCCAGGAAGCACCGCCTCATGGaccacatcaacaccatcaCAGCGGAGAGGCTTCTGTTCAGCCACACTGTACAGATG GTCCAGGCAGCTGCGCTGGACGAAATGTTCCACCGAGGCGAGGCGTCGATCCTCCGCTACCACAAGGCCCTGCTGCTGATGGAAGGCTTGTCCCTGCTGCTCACCGAGCAGACTGACATCCTCAGCGTCAGCAAGT GTAAGGAGTGTATCGAGCGTCGCCTCGCCGCCCTGCAGTCGGGGCTGTGCGTTTGA